The following proteins are encoded in a genomic region of Pseudomonas sp. Os17:
- a CDS encoding cytochrome P450, protein MSQIQDTRVPAPEHADATAPAIKAPRPLAAGIKLKDGFAVMPGKIPLLGHVHRIGRDALGELRQAEAACGPIFWTYFGTQLPVLQIMDEAGLAILQNKYTDNSYLREQMPVITGEAMNAFDGPRHRNARKASTDAFTPKGLTRAQVGQFIIETIEQRLKHWSRENQLAIFPQTKDIALEVVFRILGIQTHELALWRHQYEEFFLGMIPLKVNLPGFPAWRCRKARGWLEQRVAQIVATTRANNDHDSLVGAMIFGRDEHGNGMSEVELVHNILGLGFAGSETTAAVMAWSALMLSQHPDIWQALCEQAAGLDEMPVTHEELIRQVPLAEGIFRETMRLYPPAPFEMRKVHTEFELMGRRIPAGVMAGVSLLHVSRNPERYPDPDTWRPQRWLGLDRALNQVETCQFGGGPHACLGRHVAALEITLFIAMLARELGPKGIVPRLVGKMPPPAYLPFLRPSSKAFLDLSGA, encoded by the coding sequence ATGAGCCAGATTCAAGACACCAGGGTGCCCGCGCCGGAGCATGCCGACGCCACCGCGCCCGCGATCAAGGCGCCCCGGCCGTTGGCGGCCGGGATCAAGCTCAAGGATGGCTTTGCGGTCATGCCCGGCAAGATCCCCTTGCTCGGGCACGTGCACCGGATCGGTAGGGACGCCCTCGGCGAACTGCGCCAGGCCGAAGCGGCGTGCGGGCCGATCTTCTGGACCTATTTCGGCACCCAGTTGCCGGTGCTGCAGATCATGGACGAGGCCGGCCTGGCGATCCTGCAGAACAAGTACACCGACAATTCCTACCTGCGCGAACAGATGCCGGTGATTACCGGCGAGGCGATGAACGCCTTCGATGGCCCGCGCCACCGCAATGCGCGCAAGGCCAGCACCGATGCCTTTACCCCCAAGGGGCTGACGCGGGCCCAGGTGGGCCAGTTCATCATCGAGACCATCGAGCAGCGGCTCAAGCACTGGAGCCGGGAAAACCAGCTGGCGATCTTTCCGCAAACCAAGGACATCGCCCTGGAAGTGGTGTTTCGCATCCTCGGCATCCAGACCCACGAGCTGGCGCTGTGGCGCCACCAGTACGAAGAATTCTTCCTCGGCATGATTCCGCTGAAGGTCAATCTGCCCGGCTTTCCGGCGTGGCGCTGTCGCAAGGCGCGGGGCTGGCTGGAGCAGCGGGTGGCGCAGATTGTCGCCACCACCCGGGCCAACAATGACCACGACAGCCTGGTGGGGGCGATGATCTTCGGCCGCGACGAGCACGGCAACGGCATGTCCGAAGTGGAACTGGTGCACAACATCCTTGGCCTGGGGTTCGCCGGTTCGGAAACCACCGCGGCGGTGATGGCCTGGTCCGCGCTGATGCTGTCGCAGCATCCGGACATCTGGCAGGCGTTGTGCGAGCAGGCGGCGGGGCTCGATGAGATGCCCGTGACCCACGAAGAACTGATCAGGCAGGTGCCGCTGGCGGAAGGGATCTTCCGCGAAACCATGCGCCTGTACCCGCCGGCCCCCTTCGAGATGCGCAAGGTGCACACCGAGTTCGAGCTGATGGGGCGCAGGATTCCCGCCGGTGTGATGGCTGGGGTCAGCCTGCTGCATGTGTCGCGCAACCCCGAGCGCTACCCGGATCCCGACACTTGGCGGCCGCAGCGCTGGCTGGGCCTGGACCGGGCGCTGAACCAGGTGGAGACCTGCCAGTTCGGCGGTGGTCCCCATGCCTGCCTCGGGCGGCACGTGGCCGCCCTGGAAATCACCCTGTTCATCGCCATGCTGGCGCGGGAACTGGGGCCCAAGGGCATCGTGCCGCGCTTGGTCGGCAAGATGCCGCCGCCGGCCTACCTGCCGTTTCTAAGGCCCTCGAGCAAGGCCTTTCTCGACCTCAGCGGCGCCTGA